The Flavobacterium piscisymbiosum genome includes a region encoding these proteins:
- a CDS encoding THC0290_0291 family protein: protein MLKPIIITLFAFFGIPSIANAQSSLAQEVGIIFGPSTFQSDFGQRNNFDTNVGNTGFGIGIVHFINFSANNNRESFFTEHFKVRSELSFNQTKLEHFGEWVDIEKKKNLVQHLRGMHGTSTLVNLGAQLEFSPFMKIHDFENTIGSFSPYISLGFQVSYYRTKVESRLGTLGLPLTTYPKYLTPSDGRQFGFSNENGLVVSGTAGAGVHYKLTTMSDLMFEIRYQGYASDWVDGLNPNKDIYKENKSNDSQVWFNAGYIYYLEF from the coding sequence ATGCTCAAACCTATAATAATCACGCTATTCGCCTTTTTCGGAATACCATCAATAGCAAATGCACAATCTAGTCTCGCCCAAGAAGTAGGAATAATATTCGGACCTTCTACGTTTCAATCTGATTTTGGCCAAAGAAATAACTTTGACACTAATGTTGGAAACACAGGATTCGGGATAGGAATTGTTCACTTTATAAACTTTTCTGCCAATAACAATAGGGAGAGTTTTTTTACAGAACATTTTAAAGTAAGATCTGAACTTTCTTTTAATCAAACCAAGCTGGAACATTTTGGCGAATGGGTTGATATCGAAAAAAAGAAAAATCTTGTACAACATCTTAGAGGAATGCATGGCACCTCGACTTTAGTAAATCTTGGAGCTCAATTAGAATTTTCTCCTTTTATGAAAATTCATGATTTCGAAAATACAATTGGTAGTTTTAGCCCGTATATAAGTTTAGGTTTCCAGGTGAGTTATTACAGAACCAAAGTTGAGTCAAGACTTGGCACATTAGGACTTCCATTAACCACCTATCCAAAATACCTAACACCTTCTGACGGACGTCAGTTTGGTTTTTCTAACGAAAATGGTTTAGTTGTATCAGGAACAGCAGGTGCTGGTGTACACTACAAACTAACCACAATGAGCGATTTAATGTTTGAAATTCGTTATCAGGGTTACGCTTCTGATTGGGTTGATGGTTTAAATCCAAATAAAGATATTTATAAAGAAAACAAATCAAACGATTCACAAGTTTGGTTCAACGCAGGATATATTTACTATCTAGAATTTTAA
- a CDS encoding cystathionine gamma-synthase, whose protein sequence is MKFNTKVIHGGQHHDPSTGAVMPPVYQTSTFIQTSPGKPLADYEYSRASNPTRTALENALASIENGARGLAFSSGLAATDCVLRSFKAGDEIIAMDDLYGGTYRMFSRIYKDSGIKFHFVDMTDIEKLKSLINENTKLIWVETPTNPLMKLADIAEVAKITKANNILFAVDNTFATPYLQKPLDLGADIVMHSATKYLGGHSDVIAGALIVKDEALGEQLHFQQFATGATLGPMDSFLVLRGIKTLSLRVQRHCENGEKVVEYLSNHPKINTVYYPGLKSHPFHEIAKKQMKAFGGMVSFTFKSGKKEDSIAFLEKLKVFTLAESLGGVESLANHPALMTHASIPADKRAEVGITDNLVRLSVGIEDAEDLIADIEQALA, encoded by the coding sequence ATGAAATTCAATACAAAAGTAATACATGGTGGTCAGCATCATGATCCAAGTACAGGAGCTGTTATGCCTCCGGTGTATCAAACTTCAACTTTTATACAAACTAGCCCGGGAAAACCTTTGGCGGATTATGAATATAGCAGGGCGTCGAACCCAACACGTACCGCTTTAGAGAATGCTTTGGCAAGTATTGAAAATGGTGCTCGCGGATTGGCATTTTCATCTGGTTTGGCTGCAACAGATTGTGTTTTAAGATCGTTTAAAGCGGGTGATGAAATCATTGCAATGGATGATTTATACGGAGGAACGTATAGAATGTTCTCTCGAATTTATAAAGATTCAGGAATTAAATTTCACTTTGTTGATATGACAGATATCGAGAAATTGAAATCATTAATCAACGAAAATACCAAACTGATTTGGGTTGAAACACCAACAAATCCGTTAATGAAATTGGCTGACATTGCTGAAGTTGCCAAAATCACCAAAGCCAATAATATTTTATTTGCTGTTGATAATACTTTTGCAACACCATATTTGCAAAAGCCTCTTGATTTAGGAGCTGATATTGTAATGCATTCGGCTACAAAATATTTAGGCGGACACTCTGATGTTATTGCCGGAGCTTTGATTGTAAAAGACGAAGCTTTAGGAGAACAATTGCATTTTCAGCAATTTGCAACCGGAGCAACTCTTGGACCAATGGATAGTTTTTTGGTTTTAAGAGGAATCAAAACACTTTCGTTACGCGTGCAAAGGCATTGCGAAAACGGAGAAAAAGTGGTAGAGTATTTAAGCAATCATCCTAAAATAAATACTGTTTATTATCCGGGATTAAAAAGTCACCCATTTCATGAAATTGCAAAAAAGCAAATGAAAGCTTTTGGCGGAATGGTTTCGTTTACTTTTAAATCAGGTAAAAAAGAAGATTCTATTGCGTTTTTAGAGAAACTTAAAGTTTTTACTCTGGCAGAATCTTTAGGCGGAGTAGAATCATTGGCCAATCATCCGGCTTTGATGACGCACGCTTCGATTCCGGCAGATAAAAGAGCCGAAGTTGGTATTACCGATAATTTGGTTCGATTGAGTGTGGGTATTGAAGATGCCGAAGATTTAATCGCAGATATTGAGCAAGCTTTGGCATAA
- a CDS encoding DUF58 domain-containing protein, with the protein MDTKELLKKVRKIEIKTKRLSNHIFSGEYHSSFKGRGMTFSEVRQYQYGDDIRNIDWNVTARYNEAHVKVFEEERELTMVLMVDISGSEGFGSKSQFKKDIVTEIAATMAFSATQNNDKIGLILFSDNVELYIPPKKGRSHVLRIIRELIEFEPKSLKTDVGAALKFLSGTQKKKAIVFVISDFMSENYEQTLKIASKKHDITGVRVYDIREEKIPNLGMVSMLDAETGTIQLVDTGSKTVRMNYEKHYQERVNYFKDIFSKSGAGVVNTRVDENYVTKLLGYFKSR; encoded by the coding sequence ATGGATACAAAAGAGCTTTTAAAAAAAGTACGGAAAATAGAAATCAAAACCAAAAGACTGAGCAATCATATCTTTTCGGGAGAATACCACTCTTCATTTAAAGGAAGAGGGATGACTTTTAGTGAAGTACGTCAATACCAATATGGCGATGACATTCGTAACATCGATTGGAATGTAACTGCACGCTATAACGAAGCCCACGTAAAAGTTTTTGAAGAAGAACGCGAATTGACCATGGTTTTAATGGTTGACATCTCAGGTTCAGAGGGTTTTGGTTCTAAAAGTCAATTCAAAAAAGACATCGTCACCGAAATTGCGGCAACGATGGCTTTTTCGGCTACACAAAATAATGACAAAATTGGTTTAATATTATTTTCTGATAATGTAGAATTGTATATTCCGCCAAAAAAAGGTCGTTCCCACGTTTTAAGAATCATTCGTGAACTGATCGAATTCGAACCAAAAAGCCTAAAAACAGATGTTGGAGCTGCTTTAAAATTTTTATCAGGAACTCAGAAGAAGAAAGCGATTGTTTTCGTGATTTCTGATTTTATGTCTGAAAATTATGAGCAGACTTTGAAGATTGCGTCTAAAAAACACGATATTACCGGTGTTAGGGTTTACGATATACGTGAAGAAAAAATTCCGAATTTAGGAATGGTATCAATGCTTGATGCCGAAACGGGAACAATTCAATTGGTAGATACAGGTTCAAAAACAGTGCGAATGAATTACGAAAAACACTATCAGGAAAGAGTTAATTATTTCAAAGATATTTTTAGTAAATCCGGAGCTGGAGTTGTAAACACAAGAGTTGATGAAAACTATGTTACCAAATTACTGGGCTATTTCAAGTCAAGATAA
- a CDS encoding AAA family ATPase, with translation MEENTTTLDIRAINEKIERESAFIDLLTMEMNKVIVGQKHMVERLLIGLLGQGHILLEGVPGLAKTLAINTLSQAVQGSFSRIQFTPDLLPADVVGTMIYNIKANEFSIKKGPIFANFVLADEINRAPAKVQSALLEAMQEKQVTIGDTTFKLDRPFLVLATQNPVEQEGTYQLPEAQVDRFMLKTVIDYPKIDEERFVIRQNLKGTYEKVNAVVSVEQILRAQEAVREVYMDEKIEKYILDIIFATRYPEKYKLADLKPLISFGASPRGSINLAVAAKCYAFIKRRGYVIPEDVRAVVHDVLRHRVGITYEAEAENITSVDIINKIVNEIEVP, from the coding sequence ATGGAAGAAAATACAACGACTTTAGACATTAGAGCGATAAATGAAAAAATTGAAAGAGAAAGTGCTTTTATAGACCTTCTTACAATGGAAATGAACAAAGTTATTGTGGGCCAGAAACATATGGTCGAGCGTTTACTAATTGGACTTTTGGGACAAGGGCATATTTTGCTTGAAGGTGTTCCCGGATTAGCAAAAACTTTAGCCATAAATACTTTGTCTCAAGCAGTACAAGGTTCATTCAGTCGTATTCAGTTTACACCTGACTTATTACCTGCCGATGTCGTTGGAACGATGATTTACAACATCAAAGCAAACGAGTTTTCTATCAAAAAAGGGCCAATCTTCGCAAATTTCGTCCTTGCCGATGAGATTAACCGTGCTCCGGCAAAGGTTCAGTCGGCACTTTTGGAGGCGATGCAGGAAAAACAAGTTACTATTGGCGACACAACTTTTAAACTAGATCGTCCGTTTTTAGTATTGGCAACACAAAACCCGGTAGAGCAAGAAGGAACATACCAACTTCCGGAAGCACAAGTCGATCGTTTTATGCTAAAAACTGTAATTGACTATCCAAAAATTGACGAAGAGCGTTTTGTAATTCGTCAAAACTTAAAAGGAACTTACGAAAAAGTAAATGCTGTAGTTTCTGTAGAACAAATTTTGCGCGCGCAAGAAGCGGTTCGTGAAGTTTACATGGATGAAAAAATCGAAAAATATATTTTAGATATCATATTTGCTACTCGTTATCCAGAGAAGTACAAATTGGCCGACTTAAAACCTCTTATTAGTTTTGGAGCATCACCACGTGGAAGTATCAATTTAGCTGTTGCAGCAAAATGTTACGCTTTTATCAAACGTCGTGGTTATGTAATTCCAGAAGATGTTCGTGCAGTTGTACATGATGTTTTACGTCACAGAGTTGGGATAACATATGAGGCTGAAGCCGAAAACATTACTTCTGTAGACATTATCAACAAAATCGTAAACGAGATTGAAGTACCTTAA
- a CDS encoding GNAT family N-acetyltransferase has translation MIRLEKFDAAFYPQLIDSIKDARELMQFAGPEFTFPLTEKQIEKSLSDKNRIAFRVVTISNGSTIGHCEICFKDNFANLGRILIMDQTIRGKGIGKQIVTLLLEFILENSKQRNVELNVFDFNVGAIKCYEKIGFVINPDKKFVREMDDETWTALNMKLDLDNWIRKD, from the coding sequence ATGATACGATTAGAAAAATTCGATGCAGCGTTTTATCCGCAATTAATTGATAGTATAAAAGATGCTCGCGAGTTGATGCAATTTGCAGGACCGGAATTTACTTTTCCTTTAACCGAAAAACAGATAGAAAAATCACTTTCGGATAAAAACAGGATTGCTTTTAGGGTTGTAACTATTTCTAATGGTTCGACTATCGGGCATTGTGAAATTTGTTTTAAAGACAACTTTGCAAATCTGGGAAGGATTTTGATTATGGATCAAACCATTAGAGGAAAAGGAATTGGAAAACAAATAGTGACTTTGCTTCTGGAATTTATTCTTGAAAATAGTAAGCAGAGAAATGTTGAGCTAAATGTTTTTGATTTTAATGTTGGTGCCATCAAATGCTACGAAAAGATTGGTTTTGTCATTAATCCTGATAAAAAGTTTGTTAGAGAAATGGATGATGAAACCTGGACGGCTCTAAATATGAAGTTGGATTTAGACAATTGGATCAGAAAAGATTGA
- a CDS encoding SDR family NAD(P)-dependent oxidoreductase, giving the protein MKKTVLITGATSGIGKATAQIMAKNNYKVVLCGRRKDRLAELEKELSAFTEVHSLSFDVRDKNDVLESIGSLPEAFSDIDVLINNAGNAHGLDPIQTGELDDWDAMIDINVKGLLYVSKAVIPKMTAKNSGHIINIGSTAAKEVYPNGNVYCGTKHAVDAITAGMRIDLNPFSIRVGAIHPGMVATEFSKVRFKGDVERASNVYKGFDPLQAEDIAHIIHFVVSRPYHVNIADLVVMSTAQASSTIVKRD; this is encoded by the coding sequence ATGAAAAAAACAGTTTTAATTACTGGAGCCACAAGCGGAATTGGTAAAGCAACCGCTCAAATCATGGCAAAAAATAACTACAAAGTGGTGCTTTGCGGAAGACGTAAAGATCGTTTGGCCGAACTTGAAAAAGAACTTTCGGCTTTTACCGAAGTACATTCTTTGTCTTTTGATGTCAGAGATAAAAATGATGTTCTGGAAAGTATTGGTTCTTTGCCGGAAGCATTCTCAGATATTGATGTTTTGATCAATAATGCCGGAAATGCACATGGTTTAGACCCAATTCAAACCGGAGAATTAGACGATTGGGATGCCATGATCGATATTAATGTAAAAGGACTTTTGTATGTTTCGAAAGCAGTGATTCCGAAAATGACAGCCAAAAATTCCGGACATATTATTAATATTGGTTCAACAGCTGCCAAAGAAGTGTATCCAAATGGCAACGTATATTGTGGAACAAAACATGCTGTTGATGCCATTACTGCCGGAATGCGAATAGATTTGAATCCGTTTAGTATTAGAGTAGGAGCAATTCACCCGGGAATGGTAGCGACAGAATTTAGTAAAGTGCGTTTTAAAGGCGATGTCGAAAGAGCTTCGAATGTTTACAAAGGTTTCGATCCGTTGCAGGCAGAAGATATTGCACATATTATTCATTTTGTGGTTTCAAGACCCTATCATGTAAATATTGCCGATTTGGTGGTGATGAGTACCGCTCAGGCATCATCTACAATAGTCAAAAGGGACTAA
- the gdhA gene encoding NADP-specific glutamate dehydrogenase — protein MEQKINEFMALVESKNPNEPEFLQAVREFAETVIPFIAERKKYDGKNLLLRIAEPERSIIFRVPWVDDKGEIIVNRGFRIQMNSAIGPYKGGIRFHHTVNLSVLKFLAFEQVFKNSLTTLPMGGGKGGSDFDPEGKSDGEIMRFCQSFMTELCRHIGPDLDVPAGDIGVGAREIGYLFGQYKRIRNEFTGVLTGKGLAYGGSLIRPEATGYGVVYFTDQMLRTIGHEIKGKRVAISGFGNVAWGVALKINELGGKVVTISGPDGYIYDEEGISGEKIEHMVEMRATGDNRAELYTKKYPNAVFHKGKSPWEVKVDIAIPCATQNELTGEDAKKLIDNGVLCVTEAANMPSTLDAIKLFLDNKVLFAPGKAANAGGVAASGLEMTQNSIRLNWTSEEVDLRLKDIMVGIHNQCKKYGMGEDGYVNYVKGANIAGFVKVADAMLAQGVV, from the coding sequence ATGGAACAAAAAATAAATGAATTTATGGCTCTTGTTGAGTCTAAAAATCCAAACGAGCCAGAATTTCTTCAAGCCGTTAGAGAATTTGCAGAAACGGTAATTCCGTTTATAGCAGAGCGAAAAAAATATGATGGAAAAAATTTACTTCTAAGAATTGCTGAACCGGAAAGATCTATAATTTTTAGAGTTCCCTGGGTTGACGATAAAGGAGAAATAATTGTAAACAGAGGATTCAGAATTCAGATGAACTCTGCAATTGGACCTTACAAAGGCGGAATCAGATTTCACCATACAGTAAATTTATCTGTTTTAAAATTCCTTGCTTTCGAACAAGTTTTTAAAAACAGTTTGACAACATTACCAATGGGTGGTGGAAAAGGAGGATCTGATTTTGATCCTGAAGGAAAATCTGATGGCGAAATTATGCGTTTCTGTCAATCATTTATGACTGAATTATGTCGTCATATTGGTCCGGATCTTGACGTTCCAGCAGGAGATATTGGTGTTGGAGCAAGAGAAATTGGTTACTTATTTGGCCAGTACAAAAGAATCAGAAATGAGTTTACCGGAGTTCTTACAGGAAAAGGACTTGCTTACGGTGGTTCATTGATACGTCCTGAAGCTACAGGATACGGAGTTGTTTATTTTACAGATCAAATGCTTCGTACTATTGGTCATGAAATAAAAGGTAAAAGAGTTGCTATTTCAGGATTTGGAAACGTAGCCTGGGGTGTGGCACTAAAAATAAATGAATTAGGCGGGAAAGTAGTTACGATTTCTGGTCCTGATGGATATATTTATGATGAAGAAGGAATCTCTGGAGAAAAAATCGAGCATATGGTCGAAATGAGAGCAACAGGAGATAACAGAGCTGAACTTTATACAAAGAAATATCCAAATGCTGTTTTTCATAAAGGAAAAAGCCCTTGGGAAGTAAAAGTTGATATTGCTATTCCGTGTGCTACTCAAAATGAATTAACAGGAGAAGATGCTAAAAAACTAATTGATAATGGTGTTTTATGTGTAACCGAAGCTGCAAATATGCCTTCTACATTAGATGCTATCAAATTATTTTTAGATAATAAAGTACTTTTTGCTCCTGGTAAAGCTGCAAATGCCGGAGGAGTTGCTGCATCTGGATTAGAGATGACGCAAAACTCAATTCGTTTGAACTGGACAAGTGAAGAAGTGGATTTGAGATTAAAAGATATCATGGTTGGAATTCACAACCAATGTAAAAAATACGGTATGGGAGAAGATGGTTATGTAAACTACGTAAAAGGAGCTAACATTGCCGGATTTGTTAAAGTAGCCGATGCTATGCTTGCTCAGGGTGTAGTGTAA
- a CDS encoding ATP-binding protein — MINKRLLIKNLLAHNDESSFYDKKRQLNLHSREGKGKFLKHICALSNSNPTNNSYIVVGVEDQDNEIVGDDFFDDSRIQNLVNAFLENPPKIQYENVPFPNLPKDKVVGLVTIKPKSKTSYFKKGIHTTPANSVFIRRGSNSVPVEGEIEKNYQNTETVIGIENSSRNSIQYTLDGVFDFMNFRHKDMSPKYHVFKELFVICWAGVPHKTRDKTFLSRVDIELINEQIKLFYSAQDVVTIVFDDDSFTITEYVPLGLNDKTSYYPLEKQTIHFFDNGYYKIDREMLFQPPEFNRKMLYHIYNANMALLQKLQKGIALSDREVKDLENLPSTFMICYLNGFDDAKQKLIDAKLLLKPFGNIYLSFKEALRILRKMKYDFQEGSK; from the coding sequence ATGATCAACAAACGCCTTTTAATAAAAAATCTACTCGCCCATAATGACGAGAGCAGTTTTTATGATAAAAAAAGGCAATTGAATTTGCATTCTCGTGAAGGAAAAGGAAAATTCCTGAAGCATATTTGTGCTTTGTCGAATTCAAACCCAACCAATAATTCTTATATCGTGGTTGGTGTAGAAGATCAGGATAACGAAATTGTAGGCGATGACTTTTTTGATGATAGCCGAATTCAGAATCTTGTAAATGCCTTTCTGGAAAACCCTCCAAAAATTCAATATGAAAATGTACCATTTCCGAATCTTCCAAAAGATAAAGTAGTAGGATTGGTTACGATTAAACCCAAAAGTAAAACATCTTATTTCAAAAAAGGAATTCATACAACTCCGGCTAATAGTGTTTTTATTCGGCGCGGCAGTAATTCGGTTCCGGTTGAAGGGGAAATAGAAAAGAATTATCAAAATACCGAAACGGTAATCGGAATCGAAAATAGCTCCCGAAATAGTATACAATATACACTTGATGGTGTTTTTGATTTTATGAATTTCAGGCACAAAGACATGTCGCCTAAATACCATGTTTTTAAAGAATTGTTTGTGATTTGCTGGGCAGGAGTTCCGCATAAAACTCGCGATAAAACTTTCTTATCCCGCGTTGATATCGAATTGATCAACGAACAAATCAAACTTTTTTATTCGGCGCAGGATGTGGTTACGATTGTTTTTGATGACGATAGTTTTACCATAACCGAATATGTTCCGTTGGGCTTAAATGACAAAACGAGTTATTATCCTCTGGAAAAACAAACGATTCATTTTTTTGATAACGGTTATTATAAAATCGACCGCGAAATGCTTTTTCAACCTCCGGAATTCAATAGAAAAATGCTGTATCATATTTATAATGCGAATATGGCATTGCTTCAAAAACTGCAAAAAGGAATTGCTTTGTCAGATCGTGAAGTAAAAGATCTCGAAAATCTTCCGTCGACTTTTATGATTTGTTATCTGAATGGTTTTGATGATGCGAAACAAAAACTTATTGATGCCAAATTGCTATTGAAACCATTCGGAAATATTTATTTATCGTTTAAAGAAGCTTTAAGGATTTTAAGGAAGATGAAATACGATTTTCAGGAAGGGAGTAAGTAA
- a CDS encoding DUF3298 and DUF4163 domain-containing protein — translation MKHYTFLAFLFLTLASCNKELSFENETFEKESTIPCKKDCPKITIDVPIAKNIPIVVDSINKKVFLVVKEIVYFEEDPSKANDYKSLAASFITSYEEMHKKFPTETFGWEGKIKGNVEFESDQIINIKIDHYTFTGGAHGYQGFRSLLFHPKTGKTIFTDEIFKNEKEFKAFAEKEFRAKYKIPAKANINATGLMFENDKFQLPQNIFYTNGGLLLYYNSYEAASYADGPKELLFPYEKVRKYLKYQ, via the coding sequence ATGAAACATTACACTTTTTTAGCCTTTTTGTTCCTGACACTTGCAAGTTGCAACAAAGAGCTTTCATTTGAAAATGAGACATTTGAAAAAGAATCTACTATTCCCTGCAAAAAAGATTGTCCAAAAATTACGATTGACGTGCCTATTGCTAAAAACATCCCTATTGTCGTGGACAGCATTAACAAAAAAGTTTTTTTGGTCGTAAAAGAGATTGTTTATTTTGAGGAAGATCCTTCAAAAGCGAATGATTACAAATCTTTGGCCGCCTCTTTTATTACTTCGTATGAAGAAATGCATAAAAAATTCCCCACCGAAACTTTTGGCTGGGAAGGAAAAATAAAAGGTAATGTTGAGTTTGAGTCTGATCAGATTATTAATATCAAAATCGATCACTATACTTTTACCGGCGGAGCTCACGGTTATCAGGGTTTTCGATCGTTATTATTTCATCCTAAAACTGGAAAAACCATTTTTACCGATGAAATATTCAAAAACGAAAAAGAGTTTAAGGCTTTCGCCGAAAAAGAATTTAGGGCTAAATATAAAATTCCTGCAAAAGCAAACATTAACGCAACAGGTTTAATGTTCGAAAATGACAAATTTCAGTTGCCGCAAAATATCTTTTATACTAATGGTGGGTTGCTTTTATATTATAACTCCTATGAAGCCGCTTCGTATGCAGATGGACCAAAAGAACTTTTGTTTCCGTATGAAAAAGTGCGTAAATATTTGAAATATCAATAA
- a CDS encoding aldo/keto reductase, translating into MSKTALSPIISGTMNWGVWDKNLTTKEMENLIQLCIENKITTFDHADIYGSYTTEADFGKAFHNSKISREKLQLITKCGIQMIAESRPNKIKHYDYSKDYIVWSVEESLKKLKTDYVDVFLLHRPSPLMQADEIAEAVEKLKAEGKIIDFGLSNFTSSQTELIRQKTEVSYNQVQFSATNFEPMVDGSFDYMQTHGIRPLSWNPLGTVFREDTKKTRRLKKLLADLVQKYGFGSDTLLLAWILKHPSAVIPIAGTVNIARIQSLMKAVELEMDKEDWFAIWTESRGEEVA; encoded by the coding sequence ATGAGTAAAACAGCATTATCGCCCATAATTTCGGGCACTATGAATTGGGGAGTTTGGGATAAAAACCTTACAACTAAAGAAATGGAAAACCTGATACAACTTTGTATCGAAAACAAAATTACAACTTTTGATCACGCAGATATTTACGGATCGTATACCACAGAAGCTGATTTTGGAAAAGCATTTCACAACAGCAAAATCTCGAGAGAGAAATTACAATTAATTACCAAATGCGGAATTCAGATGATCGCCGAAAGCCGCCCAAACAAAATCAAACATTATGATTACTCCAAGGATTATATTGTTTGGTCAGTTGAAGAATCATTAAAAAAACTGAAAACAGATTATGTTGATGTTTTTTTATTGCACAGACCAAGTCCATTAATGCAAGCCGATGAAATTGCAGAAGCGGTTGAAAAATTGAAAGCAGAAGGGAAAATTATTGATTTTGGACTTTCAAATTTTACAAGTTCTCAAACCGAATTGATTCGTCAGAAAACCGAAGTAAGTTACAATCAGGTACAATTTTCGGCAACGAATTTTGAACCAATGGTTGACGGAAGCTTTGATTACATGCAAACACACGGAATCCGTCCGTTGTCATGGAATCCGCTTGGGACTGTTTTTAGAGAAGACACTAAAAAAACACGTCGTTTGAAAAAACTGCTTGCTGATTTAGTTCAGAAATACGGTTTTGGGTCAGACACACTTTTATTGGCCTGGATTTTAAAACATCCGTCAGCGGTTATTCCAATTGCAGGAACAGTAAATATTGCCAGAATTCAATCACTGATGAAAGCTGTTGAATTAGAAATGGACAAAGAAGACTGGTTTGCCATCTGGACAGAAAGCAGAGGGGAAGAAGTTGCTTAA
- a CDS encoding DUF6932 family protein, with product MLTFKHSGLLVPDNKITSTVQELENEFVIKIPSIKRKEIFEAYVKYNEDFKKVCNLDQLHQWINGSYVTKKNNPGDIDLITFLDYNIVSQLGSNLDNFKYPNSEIIYGVDAYIIEVYPENHINNFRYISDKAYWLDRFTKTRRIRGNRLSKGFLEIKF from the coding sequence ATGTTAACCTTTAAACATTCAGGGCTATTAGTTCCGGATAACAAAATAACTTCAACAGTTCAAGAATTAGAAAACGAGTTCGTTATAAAAATTCCTTCTATAAAAAGAAAGGAAATTTTTGAAGCTTATGTTAAATATAACGAGGATTTCAAAAAAGTATGTAATTTAGACCAGCTACATCAATGGATTAACGGATCTTATGTAACGAAAAAGAATAATCCGGGAGATATTGATTTAATTACTTTTTTAGATTACAATATTGTTTCTCAATTAGGATCAAATTTAGATAATTTTAAATATCCGAATTCTGAAATTATTTATGGTGTTGACGCTTATATTATTGAAGTTTATCCTGAAAATCATATTAATAATTTTAGATATATAAGTGATAAAGCATATTGGCTGGATCGATTTACAAAAACAAGAAGAATTAGAGGAAATAGGTTATCAAAAGGCTTTTTGGAAATAAAATTTTAA